ACCGGCTCCCTGGTGACCACCTTGCGCACCAGCCTCCGGCCCGTCTCAACGCCATCGGTGAAGGAGATCTGGTAGGTGAAGGTCCTGACCCCTTCGACGCCGCGCCTCCTGACCTTGGTCGTGCCCTCGTCCAGCGTGGGGTCGTCCACCCGCTCGGTCTCGAACGGGATCTCTTCGGTCTCGGTGACGGTGTGCTTCTCGATCGTCGGTGTCGCCGCGCTCACCGACGCGGACGGTGAGACGCTCTCCGGATCCGCCGCGGCGGTGGGTGTCGCGGTCGTTCCACATGCGGTGAGCAGGACGCCGACCACCGCCAAACCCATCAGGGCACACCTCATCGCTTCTCCCCTCGACTCGGTATGGGGAGAAAATAGACCTTTGCCGCGAGTCGGGCCCGGCTTTCCCCGAGGTTCCGTGGTCGCCGGATGACCGAAAACCGGAAAAGGCCCGCGAGAGCGAGGCCGCCCTCACCGGCCGGATGCGTTCAGCGGACCCGGTCGTACACCAGGGACACCGTGCCGTGCTCACCCGCCGCCTGGGCGGCGAGCGCCCACCGCGCCTCGGGCAGGCCGTCGTCGAAGAGACGCGGTCCGCCGCCGAGGAAGACCGGAAAGACCGTGAACGCCAGCCGGTCGACCAGATCGGCCGCCAGCAGAGCCTTGATGACGCTCGCGCTGGAGAGCACGAGGATGTCGCCCCCCTCGGACGCCTTGAGCTCCGCGACCACCTCGGCGGTCGGCCTGTCGACGATCACCGTCCGCTCCCACGGCGCCTCGCCGAGAGTGGAGGACAAGACCACCTTGTCCGCGTCGACCAGCCACCTCGCGAAGCCCTCGTCGCGCGGGTCCGCGCCCTCCATACCGATGACGGTGGGCCAGAAGGCGAGGAACCCCTCGGCGTTGACGCGCCCCAGCAGAGCCGTCGTCGCCGGCTCCCACAGAGCGGTCAGATGATCGCGGGCGACCTCGGTGACGGCGTACGGCATCACCCAGCCCATGTCCAGCGGGTCGTCCGGTCGGGCGTAGCGCCCGTCGAGGGACAAGGCCATGTTGGTGACGACCCTGCGGCCGCCGCGCTGCTCGCTCATTCCGTGCTCCTGGTGTCGTTGTCGTCCGAATCCGCGGCGAGGTCGTCGAGGCTCTGCCCGAACCCGAACCCTTCCTCGATGCCCGCGATGAAGCCCGCCGAGTCGACGGTGCCGTCGGTGATCCGCCGGTGAACGTCGAGGTCCGTACCCGCGTCCCCGGCCCGAAGCCCCAGAACGACGTGCTCGGTGAAGGCGACGAAGCGGAGGCAGAGCCGATCGCCGGAACGCGAGAGCGGTGCCCTCGCATCGCAGGGCGCGCGAAATGCGAAACGGCCGACCCGCCCCAACTCGAAAGGGGGAATCGGCCGATAGATGGGAGGTGCCCCCTGCAGGATTCGAACCTGCGCACACGGCTCCGGAGGCCGTTG
The DNA window shown above is from Thermomonospora umbrina and carries:
- a CDS encoding G5 domain-containing protein, with the protein product MGLAVVGVLLTACGTTATPTAAADPESVSPSASVSAATPTIEKHTVTETEEIPFETERVDDPTLDEGTTKVRRRGVEGVRTFTYQISFTDGVETGRRLVRKVVTREPVDRVIAVGTKETSRCDPNYSGACVPIASDVDCAGGSGNGPAYVDGPVRIVGTDVYDLDRDGDGIACDD
- a CDS encoding dihydrofolate reductase family protein — protein: MSEQRGGRRVVTNMALSLDGRYARPDDPLDMGWVMPYAVTEVARDHLTALWEPATTALLGRVNAEGFLAFWPTVIGMEGADPRDEGFARWLVDADKVVLSSTLGEAPWERTVIVDRPTAEVVAELKASEGGDILVLSSASVIKALLAADLVDRLAFTVFPVFLGGGPRLFDDGLPEARWALAAQAAGEHGTVSLVYDRVR